In Candidatus Methylomirabilota bacterium, a genomic segment contains:
- a CDS encoding amidohydrolase family protein, with protein sequence MNLLDPEELKQLRPAETHSYAGPIPTQSVSSDEFMPRPQSPAQREVEARVKALGDGLAAKQGITRRRFFQTASGMAAAFLAMNEVYGVLYDVSRAEAQTPEMAEERAQALSKQFVMDCHTHFLRDDTRIMVFVGLRETVGKAGWNPALAGNPQTIEDLKFANYFKEIFLDSDTKVGLISGSPSDIPQDWFLTNEMKAAARAKVNKEAGSRRMLSHAIFTPGQPGWLESIDRVIAELKPDSFKGYTVGDNVHKASSRYPWRMDDEKVTYRAYEKFQKAGLVNVCVHKGLLPPALQKKFPNLVAYSDVRDVGKAAKDWPKLNFIIYHSAYAYTGGPARIEDAWAQFEKTGRIDWVTDLAEIPAKYGVTNVYGDLGQLFALSTMADPRVCAAMLGQLIKGLGADHVVWGTDAVWTGSPQWQIEALRRLEIPEDMQKKYGFKPLGPADGPIKNAILGENNARLYSYDRRAVAALATDRVAVAKARYEELGPSRSNLRYGYVLKPSGLMA encoded by the coding sequence GTCCAGCGACGAGTTCATGCCGCGGCCCCAGTCCCCGGCCCAGCGCGAGGTCGAAGCTCGCGTGAAGGCGCTGGGCGATGGGCTGGCCGCCAAGCAAGGCATCACCCGCCGCCGCTTCTTCCAGACTGCGTCGGGCATGGCCGCGGCCTTCCTGGCCATGAACGAGGTCTACGGCGTCCTGTACGACGTGAGCCGGGCCGAGGCCCAGACGCCGGAGATGGCCGAGGAGCGGGCCCAGGCCCTGTCCAAGCAGTTCGTCATGGACTGCCACACGCACTTCCTCCGCGACGACACCCGCATCATGGTCTTCGTCGGCCTGCGCGAAACCGTAGGCAAGGCCGGCTGGAACCCCGCGCTCGCCGGCAACCCGCAGACGATCGAAGACCTCAAGTTCGCCAACTACTTCAAGGAGATCTTCCTTGACAGCGACACGAAGGTCGGGCTGATCTCGGGCTCGCCGTCGGACATCCCCCAGGACTGGTTCCTCACCAACGAGATGAAGGCCGCGGCCCGCGCCAAGGTCAACAAGGAAGCCGGCTCGCGACGGATGCTGAGCCACGCCATCTTCACTCCGGGCCAGCCCGGCTGGCTGGAGTCGATCGATCGGGTGATCGCCGAGCTCAAGCCCGACTCGTTCAAGGGGTATACCGTCGGTGACAACGTCCACAAGGCGAGCAGTCGCTACCCCTGGCGCATGGACGACGAGAAGGTCACGTACAGGGCCTACGAGAAGTTCCAGAAAGCGGGTCTCGTCAACGTCTGTGTTCACAAGGGCCTGCTCCCGCCGGCGCTGCAGAAGAAGTTTCCGAACCTGGTCGCCTACTCCGACGTGCGCGACGTGGGCAAGGCGGCCAAGGACTGGCCGAAGCTCAACTTCATCATCTACCACTCCGCCTACGCCTACACCGGGGGCCCGGCGAGGATCGAGGATGCCTGGGCGCAGTTCGAGAAGACGGGCCGGATCGACTGGGTGACGGACCTGGCGGAGATCCCCGCCAAGTACGGGGTGACCAACGTGTACGGCGATCTCGGGCAGCTCTTCGCGCTCAGCACGATGGCCGATCCCCGGGTGTGCGCGGCGATGCTGGGCCAGCTCATCAAGGGGCTGGGCGCCGACCACGTGGTGTGGGGCACCGACGCGGTGTGGACCGGCTCGCCCCAGTGGCAGATCGAGGCCCTGCGGCGGCTGGAGATCCCGGAGGACATGCAGAAGAAGTACGGCTTCAAGCCGCTGGGGCCGGCCGACGGACCGATCAAGAACGCCATCCTCGGCGAGAACAACGCCCGCCTGTACAGCTACGACAGACGCGCCGTCGCTGCCCTGGCGACCGATCGCGTGGCGGTCGCCAAGGCGCGCTACGAGGAGCTCGGCCCGTCCCGCAGCAACCTCCGCTACGGCTACGTCCTCAAGCCCAGCGGCCTGATGGCCTGA
- a CDS encoding sigma-70 family RNA polymerase sigma factor, whose translation MEQPVAFQDLALSQLSSLYGYARLLSRNDADAEDLLQESLLKALRAFPSFKPHLSFKVWMFRIIKNAQIDRVRRLRARPLEAPNGAESQAGDPARDVLLYPVPLNPEEILLRRVAVEEVRDAIRRLPLVLREVVELREIEGLSYEQIAGVIGKPVGTVMSRLFRGRNLVRSAIQASARVQDPAPAVSAGLRKSYGL comes from the coding sequence ATGGAACAACCGGTCGCGTTCCAGGATCTGGCTCTGAGCCAGCTCAGCTCACTCTATGGGTACGCGCGATTGCTGAGCCGGAACGACGCGGACGCCGAGGATCTGCTGCAAGAATCGCTCCTGAAGGCCCTCCGGGCGTTTCCCTCCTTCAAGCCCCATCTGAGCTTCAAGGTCTGGATGTTCAGGATCATCAAGAACGCCCAGATCGATCGCGTGCGTCGGCTCCGGGCCCGTCCTCTGGAGGCGCCCAACGGCGCTGAGAGCCAGGCGGGCGATCCCGCGCGGGACGTGCTGCTGTACCCGGTCCCGTTGAACCCGGAGGAGATCCTGCTCCGCCGGGTCGCCGTCGAGGAGGTCCGGGACGCGATCCGCCGCCTGCCCCTCGTGCTCCGGGAGGTCGTCGAGCTGCGCGAGATCGAAGGGTTGTCCTACGAGCAGATCGCGGGGGTGATCGGCAAGCCGGTGGGCACGGTGATGTCGCGACTATTCCGCGGGCGTAACCTCGTCCGGTCGGCGATCCAGGCGTCGGCTCGGGTCCAGGATCCCGCGCCGGCGGTCTCCGCGGGCTTGCGGAAGAGCTATGGCCTGTAA
- a CDS encoding zf-HC2 domain-containing protein, whose translation MACKLVRARLFEYMDGELPAEPRAQLEAHVTACADCRRLLDLERSFAEHYGQRLRPDPAPDRLRARVTEMLGAVPAVRPRRWGRRLALGYTLVAAGAVATLGLGALLAGGGPRFWRLESAPLGRLAAASVEQHQKLARGILPHDITQVTPKAAEQWFKSRLNFNVNLPELTREDLDLVGGRIAHLRDLEVAALHFKMDGRDISLFVIPFEKYLDLGIDATPKFKMVTHQGYDVIVWASHGMAYSLVSEIGGRSCLVCHSRDEPLGLPADARAHDRL comes from the coding sequence ATGGCCTGTAAGCTCGTCCGCGCCCGGCTCTTCGAGTACATGGATGGCGAGCTTCCCGCCGAGCCCCGGGCGCAACTGGAGGCGCATGTCACGGCATGTGCCGACTGCCGGCGCCTGCTGGACCTGGAGCGGAGCTTCGCCGAGCACTACGGCCAGCGCCTGCGACCCGACCCCGCCCCCGATCGGCTGCGCGCCCGCGTCACCGAGATGCTCGGCGCCGTGCCCGCGGTCCGGCCCCGGCGGTGGGGACGACGCCTGGCGCTCGGCTACACGCTGGTCGCCGCGGGCGCCGTGGCCACGCTCGGCCTGGGCGCCCTGCTCGCCGGCGGTGGCCCCCGCTTCTGGCGGCTCGAGTCGGCGCCGCTCGGGCGCCTGGCCGCCGCCTCCGTCGAACAGCACCAGAAGCTGGCTCGCGGCATCCTGCCCCATGACATCACGCAGGTCACCCCCAAGGCCGCCGAGCAGTGGTTCAAGTCGAGGCTGAACTTCAACGTCAACCTGCCCGAGCTCACCCGGGAGGACCTCGACCTGGTCGGCGGGCGGATCGCGCATCTGCGCGACCTCGAAGTGGCGGCCCTGCACTTCAAGATGGACGGCCGGGACATCTCGCTGTTCGTCATCCCGTTCGAGAAGTATCTGGACCTCGGCATCGACGCGACGCCGAAGTTCAAGATGGTCACGCACCAGGGCTACGACGTCATCGTGTGGGCCTCCCACGGCATGGCCTATTCCCTGGTCTCGGAGATCGGCGGCCGCTCGTGCCTCGTCTGCCACTCCCGCGACGAGCCGCTCGGGCTGCCGGCCGACGCGCGCGCTCACGATCGGCTATGA
- a CDS encoding carboxypeptidase regulatory-like domain-containing protein: protein MPRRFGFGLVVGLLGSLLLPGPPAAGYQAISVTNGGSIQGKVVFTGSPPSPRKVIPTKDKEVCGGIRDEPRILLSPDNGVEGSFVYLKKVERGKAWDKPAKPPVIDNKQCHFVPRVQVIPVGALAIHNSDPVLHNTHGFFGKVTAFNVALPIQGQTVKRPIKKSGLMRVECDAHGWMLAWIYVADHPYYVVTGKDGSFTLKDVPPGQYTLVAWQEYTEEVEAPVTVKAKETATVTIDLAKTK from the coding sequence ATGCCTCGGCGCTTCGGATTCGGCCTCGTCGTCGGCCTGCTCGGCAGCCTGCTGCTGCCCGGCCCGCCGGCGGCGGGCTATCAGGCGATCTCGGTCACGAACGGTGGGAGCATCCAGGGGAAGGTCGTGTTCACCGGGTCGCCGCCGTCACCCCGGAAGGTCATTCCCACCAAGGACAAGGAAGTGTGCGGCGGCATCCGCGACGAGCCGCGCATCCTGCTGAGCCCGGACAACGGGGTGGAAGGCAGCTTCGTCTATCTCAAGAAGGTCGAGAGGGGCAAGGCCTGGGACAAGCCGGCCAAGCCCCCGGTGATCGACAACAAGCAGTGCCACTTCGTGCCCCGCGTCCAGGTGATCCCGGTGGGCGCGCTGGCCATCCACAACTCGGACCCCGTGCTCCACAACACCCACGGCTTCTTCGGCAAGGTGACGGCCTTCAACGTCGCGCTGCCGATCCAGGGCCAGACCGTCAAGCGCCCCATCAAGAAGTCCGGCCTCATGCGGGTCGAGTGTGACGCCCACGGGTGGATGCTGGCGTGGATCTACGTCGCCGATCACCCCTACTACGTCGTCACGGGTAAGGACGGCTCCTTCACGCTCAAGGACGTGCCGCCGGGACAGTACACCCTGGTGGCCTGGCAGGAGTACACAGAGGAGGTGGAAGCCCCCGTCACCGTCAAGGCCAAGGAGACCGCGACCGTCACCATCGATCTGGCCAAGACGAAGTAG
- a CDS encoding metallophosphoesterase, with amino-acid sequence MEPREVDLDPRQVAMEIDTGQRPDRSLTITRRLFVNRAILAGTAAGAASLGWFPVINTLDLAFGQQAAFKFAWLSDTHLYPKNVNTRFVEKTVRAVREIKAMNPPADFLIFGGDLAQLGDPVEIDLGADILKELTIRKHFIPGEHDWYLDMGAKWEKMFGKTPWTFDHKGVRFIGLNTVGFAPDYWSAKKMSPKERMGHMATLDGSVAGPWAGVGDAQMKWLQQTVSGWAKDRPLVIFTHTPLYEYYPPWNFWTRDWREVNEILKPFGNVTNIHGHTHQVLYNEVGKLRSIGMLATSWPWPYAPQGVPPLTKPMIRADPGDHFDGVGYSKHSVSAAGRVENEYVMWGRKEIFAESMVDSGTADNVNQILHPRIADRIWPY; translated from the coding sequence ATGGAGCCACGGGAGGTAGACCTCGACCCCCGGCAAGTCGCCATGGAGATCGACACGGGCCAGCGCCCGGACCGGTCCCTGACGATCACGCGCCGATTGTTCGTCAACAGGGCCATCCTCGCCGGCACCGCGGCCGGGGCGGCCTCGCTCGGGTGGTTCCCCGTCATCAACACCCTGGACCTGGCCTTCGGGCAACAGGCCGCCTTCAAGTTCGCCTGGCTTTCCGACACCCACCTCTATCCCAAGAACGTCAACACGCGGTTCGTGGAGAAGACCGTCCGCGCGGTGCGGGAGATCAAGGCCATGAACCCGCCGGCGGACTTTCTGATCTTCGGCGGGGACCTGGCCCAGCTCGGGGACCCGGTGGAGATCGATCTCGGGGCCGACATCCTCAAGGAGCTCACCATCCGGAAGCACTTCATCCCCGGCGAGCACGACTGGTACCTGGACATGGGGGCCAAGTGGGAGAAGATGTTCGGCAAGACCCCCTGGACGTTCGACCACAAGGGCGTGCGGTTCATCGGCCTCAACACCGTCGGCTTCGCCCCCGACTACTGGTCGGCCAAGAAGATGTCGCCCAAGGAGCGGATGGGGCACATGGCGACACTGGATGGAAGCGTGGCCGGCCCCTGGGCCGGCGTGGGTGACGCCCAGATGAAGTGGCTCCAGCAGACGGTGTCGGGCTGGGCCAAGGACCGGCCGCTGGTGATCTTCACCCACACGCCGCTCTACGAGTACTACCCGCCCTGGAACTTCTGGACCCGCGACTGGCGCGAGGTCAACGAGATCCTCAAGCCGTTCGGCAACGTGACCAACATCCACGGGCACACCCATCAGGTGCTCTACAACGAGGTCGGCAAGCTGCGCTCGATCGGGATGCTGGCGACGTCCTGGCCGTGGCCTTACGCCCCCCAGGGCGTCCCCCCACTGACCAAGCCCATGATCCGCGCCGATCCCGGCGATCACTTCGACGGCGTCGGCTACTCCAAGCACTCGGTCAGCGCCGCCGGCCGGGTCGAGAACGAGTACGTGATGTGGGGCCGCAAGGAGATCTTCGCCGAGTCGATGGTCGATTCCGGCACCGCGGACAACGTCAACCAGATCCTGCACCCGCGGATCGCCGATCGGATCTGGCCCTATTAG
- a CDS encoding thiosulfate oxidation carrier protein SoxY produces MTWRGGSRRGFLALAAGAVGLLGAGPPRRHLGPLDDPDEGSPLERLHRPRVELPVVASDGAKVPIVIEMAHPMEPGHHITTIHVTNERDPVPSKGVFHLSPGNGRVHLSFQCRMHVGRSEAVVTAQCTRDGEWSARRSITVPDGAGGCAAPAPKRLAAEEVGAPVIRVPDLLKRPDLPRGAVVPVQLLMRHPSRTGLAWRDGRWVQVTEPFYVRTIEVHYGEEPLSRFELTSALSDNPFIGFRVRTRHRGPLRVVVTNNRGQRFETTRELPLA; encoded by the coding sequence ATGACCTGGCGGGGGGGCTCGCGCCGAGGCTTCCTGGCTCTGGCGGCGGGGGCCGTCGGGCTCCTCGGCGCGGGCCCTCCTCGCCGTCACCTGGGTCCCCTGGACGACCCGGACGAGGGCTCGCCGCTGGAGCGGCTGCACCGGCCCCGGGTCGAGTTGCCCGTCGTGGCCAGCGATGGCGCCAAGGTCCCCATCGTGATCGAGATGGCCCATCCCATGGAGCCCGGCCATCACATCACGACGATTCACGTCACCAATGAACGAGATCCCGTTCCTTCCAAGGGAGTCTTCCACCTGTCCCCCGGGAACGGGCGGGTCCATCTCTCGTTCCAGTGCCGCATGCACGTGGGACGCTCGGAGGCCGTGGTCACGGCGCAGTGCACGCGCGACGGCGAGTGGTCGGCCCGGCGCTCGATCACCGTCCCCGATGGGGCCGGTGGCTGCGCCGCCCCGGCGCCGAAGCGCCTGGCGGCGGAGGAGGTCGGCGCGCCGGTCATCCGGGTGCCCGACCTGCTCAAGCGCCCGGACCTTCCCCGGGGCGCGGTGGTGCCGGTGCAGCTCCTCATGCGCCATCCCAGCCGCACCGGTTTGGCCTGGCGGGACGGTCGGTGGGTGCAGGTGACCGAGCCGTTCTACGTGCGGACGATCGAGGTGCACTATGGTGAGGAGCCCCTGAGCCGGTTCGAATTGACCTCGGCCCTCAGCGACAACCCCTTCATCGGGTTCCGGGTGCGGACCCGGCACCGCGGGCCGCTCCGCGTCGTCGTGACGAACAACCGCGGCCAGCGCTTCGAGACCACCCGCGAGCTGCCGCTGGCCTGA
- a CDS encoding cbb3-type cytochrome c oxidase subunit I, whose translation MAQDVRTRNDELIDPRLIRNWLLWGFFWLMFAPTIGVIVSTKFNYPAFLGEQSWLTFGRLRPVHVNGVIWGAFSTLFIGLTYYVTPRLAGVPMWKERWGYPLLWVWNLNLAATFLAFSLLGANRGWEAGEIPLPNLVVLVGLVWALTLQHLMTIARRLQRPLYVSLWYLIGALVWTSINLVLLVVGPYWTASGINNAALHGLFIHYVVGLWITPAGYVLIYYFLPASIRAPIYSHKLSLIGFWSLAFFYPFVGIHHYLFSPIADWAESIAIVASMMLIIPVWTVLQNFFGTMIGHWQGFSRNLPAKFLMMGAIMYLIGCFQGSTEALRWIQRPTHFTDFVISHSHLTVFGTFVVWAMAGAIYVWPRLWGRELWSFRLGNWSFWLITLGISTMGLVLSSQGLQQGYMLIGGAEWVDTLVTMKPFWLIRTFAGISMDLGMSLLVYNFMRTALAGAPLPSLRTGHQPAERLARA comes from the coding sequence ATGGCGCAGGATGTGAGGACCCGCAACGACGAGCTGATCGACCCCCGGCTCATCCGGAACTGGCTCCTCTGGGGCTTCTTCTGGCTGATGTTCGCGCCCACCATCGGCGTGATCGTCTCCACGAAGTTCAACTACCCCGCCTTCCTGGGCGAGCAGTCCTGGCTCACCTTCGGCCGGCTCCGCCCCGTGCACGTCAACGGCGTCATCTGGGGCGCCTTCTCCACGCTGTTCATCGGGCTCACCTACTACGTGACTCCCCGACTGGCCGGAGTGCCGATGTGGAAGGAGCGCTGGGGCTACCCGCTCCTCTGGGTCTGGAACCTGAACCTGGCCGCCACCTTCCTGGCCTTCTCGCTGCTGGGCGCCAATCGCGGCTGGGAAGCGGGGGAGATTCCGCTCCCCAACCTCGTCGTGCTCGTGGGCCTGGTGTGGGCGCTGACCCTGCAGCACCTCATGACCATCGCCCGGCGCCTGCAGCGCCCGCTGTACGTGAGCCTGTGGTATCTGATCGGTGCCCTGGTCTGGACGAGTATCAATCTCGTGCTCCTGGTCGTGGGGCCGTACTGGACCGCCTCCGGGATCAACAACGCCGCCCTGCACGGGCTCTTCATCCACTACGTCGTCGGCCTCTGGATCACGCCGGCCGGCTACGTACTGATCTACTACTTCCTGCCCGCTTCCATCCGGGCGCCCATCTACAGCCACAAGCTGTCTCTCATCGGCTTCTGGTCCCTGGCCTTCTTCTACCCCTTCGTGGGCATCCACCACTATCTCTTCAGCCCGATCGCCGACTGGGCCGAGAGCATCGCCATCGTGGCTTCGATGATGCTGATCATCCCGGTGTGGACTGTGCTCCAGAACTTCTTCGGGACCATGATCGGGCACTGGCAAGGGTTCTCGCGCAACCTGCCCGCCAAGTTCCTGATGATGGGAGCCATCATGTACCTCATCGGCTGCTTCCAGGGATCGACCGAGGCTCTCCGCTGGATCCAGCGCCCCACCCACTTCACCGACTTCGTGATCTCCCATTCCCACCTCACCGTCTTCGGGACGTTCGTGGTCTGGGCCATGGCCGGCGCCATCTACGTGTGGCCCCGGCTGTGGGGCCGCGAGCTGTGGAGCTTCCGGCTCGGGAACTGGAGCTTCTGGTTGATCACCCTGGGTATTTCCACCATGGGGCTGGTCCTCTCCTCCCAGGGGCTTCAGCAGGGCTACATGCTGATCGGGGGCGCCGAGTGGGTCGACACCCTCGTCACGATGAAGCCCTTCTGGCTCATCCGGACCTTCGCGGGGATCTCCATGGATCTCGGCATGTCACTCCTGGTCTACAACTTCATGCGCACCGCGCTGGCTGGCGCACCCCTGCCCAGCCTGCGGACGGGACACCAGCCGGCCGAGCGGCTGGCCCGGGCGTAG